One Sodalis praecaptivus DNA segment encodes these proteins:
- a CDS encoding dihydroxyacetone kinase subunit DhaK translates to MQRLLNDPDRVVDDMLEGFLRVHPTSALRAHDHARVIARATQHPGKVGLVTGGGSGHEPAFLGYLGEGMLDAVAVGEVFSSPTANAFLAAIRAADQGNGVACLFGNYAGDSMNVQMAVNMAEDERRQVKIVKARDDIASAPPQDAEKRHGIAGGVFMWKTAGALAQQGGTLEQVIALATKTAQRTRSVCVGLSPCTIPAVGKPNFTIAPGSYEFGIGHHGEAGQRVAPLGDAKDIARQMVAALWEDFGPQAEHGVFAMMVSGLGATPLMEQYLMAGHIVDELTHNGARVWRSYVGNYVTSLDMNGLCLTLLLLDDELQRTLTFPAAPLGLASL, encoded by the coding sequence ATGCAACGACTGTTAAATGATCCCGATCGCGTGGTGGATGACATGTTGGAAGGGTTCTTACGCGTACATCCCACCAGCGCGCTGCGCGCCCACGACCATGCTCGCGTTATCGCACGCGCGACACAACATCCTGGGAAAGTCGGCCTTGTCACCGGCGGCGGCAGTGGGCATGAACCAGCCTTTCTTGGCTACCTCGGCGAAGGCATGCTGGACGCGGTCGCAGTAGGCGAAGTGTTCTCATCACCCACCGCAAACGCATTTCTCGCGGCGATCCGCGCCGCCGACCAGGGTAACGGGGTGGCCTGTTTGTTTGGCAACTACGCCGGAGACAGCATGAACGTCCAGATGGCGGTGAACATGGCGGAGGATGAACGACGGCAGGTCAAGATAGTGAAAGCCAGGGATGATATCGCCTCGGCGCCGCCGCAGGACGCCGAAAAACGCCACGGTATCGCAGGAGGCGTTTTCATGTGGAAGACCGCCGGCGCGCTGGCGCAACAGGGCGGCACGCTAGAGCAGGTGATAGCGCTCGCGACGAAAACCGCGCAGCGCACCCGCAGCGTCTGCGTTGGGCTTTCGCCCTGCACAATCCCCGCCGTGGGCAAACCGAATTTCACCATCGCGCCCGGGAGTTATGAGTTTGGTATCGGTCATCACGGCGAAGCCGGGCAGCGCGTTGCGCCGCTCGGCGATGCAAAAGATATCGCGCGACAAATGGTGGCTGCGCTGTGGGAAGACTTTGGCCCGCAAGCGGAGCATGGCGTTTTCGCCATGATGGTCTCGGGCCTCGGCGCTACGCCGCTTATGGAGCAGTACCTGATGGCCGGGCATATCGTGGACGAATTAACCCATAACGGCGCGCGGGTTTGGCGGAGTTACGTTGGTAATTATGTGACATCGCTGGATATGAACGGCCTCTGCCTCACGCTACTGCTGCTCGACGACGAGCTGCAACGCACCCTGACTTTCCCGGCCGCACCGCTGGGGCTGGCTTCATTGTAA
- the dhaL gene encoding dihydroxyacetone kinase subunit DhaL — translation MSFANKDGLLIAKNMVAIIQENKAWLSEIDGAAGDGDHGINMSKGFTLAAERLTPAMNMSDAFLLISQILMGEIGGSMGPLYGSWFRGLSRASAERTDLDAAALQMMFDSGLTDLRALTSAQTGDKTLLDVLVPSVEAFGEAIATGASEDAALIAMKTAAQTGFDATRAMQARIGRASRLGERSIGHPDAGAGSCLLLLSAFADTAISLINQGKKHATTVK, via the coding sequence ATGTCTTTTGCAAACAAAGACGGGCTGCTTATTGCCAAAAACATGGTCGCCATTATTCAGGAAAATAAAGCCTGGCTTAGCGAAATTGACGGCGCAGCGGGGGATGGCGACCACGGTATCAATATGAGTAAAGGTTTTACGCTGGCGGCGGAGAGATTGACGCCCGCTATGAATATGAGTGACGCCTTCTTACTTATCAGCCAGATATTAATGGGCGAAATCGGCGGTTCAATGGGGCCGCTGTATGGCAGCTGGTTCCGAGGATTAAGCCGCGCCAGCGCAGAACGGACGGATCTTGACGCCGCCGCGCTGCAAATGATGTTTGACAGCGGCTTGACCGACCTGCGCGCCTTAACCTCGGCGCAGACCGGCGATAAAACGCTGCTGGATGTATTGGTGCCGTCGGTTGAGGCGTTTGGAGAGGCCATCGCGACGGGAGCATCGGAAGACGCAGCGCTAATCGCGATGAAAACTGCGGCGCAAACCGGCTTCGACGCCACGCGCGCCATGCAGGCGCGTATCGGTCGCGCCAGCCGTCTGGGCGAACGCAGCATCGGTCATCCTGACGCGGGCGCAGGCTCCTGTTTGTTGCTGCTTTCCGCCTTTGCGGACACGGCAATCTCACTCATCAATCAGGGGAAAAAGCATGCAACGACTGTTAAATGA
- a CDS encoding PTS mannose/fructose/sorbose/N-acetylgalactosamine transporter subunit IIC — MWEVAIFTGLWYWICKTDVGYAITHAIRQPLFASVLIGLIMGDVTQAVIIGAAIQILYIGLVAAGSNLPADDCLAGLIAIPLALNTGLSPTLAIAIAVPVGVMGVFLDQFRKTVNAVFVHMADKYAEEGNVRQIKLCAIVWPTVLGFFIRFPVPFLANLYGKDSINAFLNSVPEWLIHGFSVAGGLLPALGFALTIFVIGKRALLPWFFIGYFLVQFSGIPVFGAAIFGLSAVLLISYYQNKKEA; from the coding sequence ATGTGGGAAGTCGCGATTTTTACCGGGCTCTGGTACTGGATTTGTAAAACTGACGTTGGTTATGCCATTACCCACGCCATCCGCCAGCCATTATTCGCCTCAGTACTGATTGGCTTGATAATGGGTGACGTCACGCAGGCGGTCATCATTGGTGCGGCCATACAGATCTTGTACATCGGTCTGGTGGCGGCAGGCTCCAACTTGCCCGCCGATGATTGTCTGGCCGGCCTTATCGCTATACCGCTCGCCTTAAACACCGGCCTTTCGCCGACGCTGGCCATTGCCATCGCGGTACCGGTCGGGGTTATGGGCGTATTTCTTGATCAATTCAGAAAAACCGTCAACGCCGTTTTCGTGCATATGGCGGATAAGTACGCTGAAGAAGGCAATGTTCGCCAGATAAAATTGTGCGCCATCGTCTGGCCGACCGTACTGGGCTTCTTCATTCGTTTCCCCGTGCCCTTTCTCGCCAATCTTTACGGCAAAGACAGCATCAATGCCTTTCTCAACAGCGTACCGGAATGGCTGATTCACGGGTTCAGTGTCGCAGGCGGTCTGCTCCCCGCGCTCGGCTTTGCCTTGACCATTTTCGTTATCGGTAAAAGAGCATTGCTACCGTGGTTTTTTATCGGCTATTTCCTGGTGCAGTTCAGCGGCATTCCCGTCTTCGGCGCGGCGATTTTTGGTCTCAGCGCAGTGTTACTCATTTCTTATTATCAAAATAAAAAAGAAGCGTGA
- the mnmE gene encoding tRNA uridine-5-carboxymethylaminomethyl(34) synthesis GTPase MnmE produces the protein MSQTDTITALATPPGRGGVGILRVSGPLAATVARTLLGKLPRARQAEYLPFRDDGGATLDQGIALFFPGPHSFTGEDVLELQGHGGPVILDLLLQRIVSLPGVRIARPGEFSERAFLNDKLDLAQAEAIADLIDASSEQAARSAINSLQGAFSGRIHELVEALTNLRIYVEAAIDFPDEEIDFLSDGKIEASLNDVIASLDGVRIEARQGSLLREGMKVVIAGKPNAGKSSLLNALAGREAAIVTAIAGTTRDVLREHIHLDGMPLHIIDTAGLRDAGDEVERIGIERAWREIEQADHVLLMVDGAATPLSDPDMLWPAFIARLPSGMPVTVVRNKADLTGESVAISEVSGYSLITLSAQSGVGVDLLRTHLKQSMGFTGSTEGGFLARRRHLDALETAAVHLQQGKEQLVSAYAGELLAEELRLAQQALSEITGEFSSDDLLGRIFSSFCIGK, from the coding sequence ATGAGCCAGACGGATACCATCACAGCCCTTGCCACCCCGCCCGGACGCGGCGGCGTCGGCATTCTGCGGGTCTCGGGCCCCCTGGCCGCCACGGTGGCCCGCACGCTGCTGGGTAAGCTGCCGCGGGCGCGCCAGGCGGAATACCTGCCCTTTCGCGATGACGGCGGCGCTACGCTTGATCAGGGCATTGCCCTGTTCTTCCCTGGCCCCCATTCCTTTACCGGTGAAGATGTCCTGGAACTGCAAGGGCATGGCGGCCCGGTCATCCTGGATCTGTTGCTGCAACGTATCGTATCGCTGCCCGGCGTGCGCATTGCCCGCCCCGGCGAGTTTTCCGAGCGCGCCTTTCTCAATGACAAACTGGACCTCGCTCAGGCAGAGGCGATTGCCGACCTCATTGACGCCAGCTCTGAGCAGGCCGCCCGCTCGGCGATCAATTCGCTGCAGGGCGCGTTTTCCGGGCGAATTCATGAATTAGTGGAAGCGCTCACTAACCTGCGCATCTACGTCGAAGCGGCTATCGACTTTCCCGATGAAGAAATCGATTTCCTCTCCGACGGTAAAATTGAAGCCAGTCTGAACGACGTCATCGCCAGCCTTGATGGAGTACGCATCGAAGCGCGCCAGGGCAGCCTACTGCGCGAAGGCATGAAAGTGGTGATTGCCGGTAAACCGAACGCCGGTAAATCCAGCCTACTGAACGCGCTTGCGGGGCGCGAGGCCGCCATCGTTACCGCCATCGCGGGCACGACGCGCGACGTGCTGCGTGAACATATCCACCTGGACGGTATGCCGCTGCATATTATCGATACCGCCGGCCTGCGCGACGCCGGCGACGAGGTGGAGCGGATCGGCATTGAGCGTGCCTGGCGTGAAATTGAACAGGCCGACCATGTGCTGCTGATGGTGGACGGCGCCGCCACCCCACTCAGTGACCCGGATATGCTTTGGCCGGCGTTTATCGCCCGTTTGCCTTCCGGTATGCCGGTTACGGTAGTGCGCAATAAAGCCGACCTCACCGGCGAAAGCGTCGCCATTAGTGAAGTGAGCGGTTACTCACTTATTACCCTTTCCGCCCAGTCCGGCGTGGGCGTAGACCTGCTGCGTACCCATTTGAAGCAGAGTATGGGCTTTACCGGCAGCACAGAGGGGGGCTTTTTGGCCCGCCGACGCCATCTGGACGCGCTGGAAACCGCCGCCGTGCATTTGCAGCAGGGGAAAGAACAGTTAGTGAGCGCCTACGCAGGCGAGCTGCTGGCGGAAGAGTTACGGCTGGCGCAACAGGCGCTGAGTGAAATTACCGGTGAATTCAGCTCCGACGACCTGCTCGGCAGGATTTTTTCCAGTTTCTGTATCGGCAAATGA
- a CDS encoding mannitol dehydrogenase, whose amino-acid sequence MQAVHFGAGSIGRGFIGDLLHDGGYDITFVENNDALNTQINQHKGYDIWLIEKGYQRKFIPVAAALSPAKDSALIVDKITQANLITTAVWADNLRHIAPLILAGLRARRAAGKDRINIIVCENARFNGERLKKEIAALGESDVDALAAFPSTAVDRMVLASTRDQQHSIDAGVEYELVIDKTKLIAPDTQPLPGAVYTDNLQKYMDRKLYIINGGHAWAGYMGHLQGYVTMQQIFADAALVSAIRQSMGETARLLSVIYGFSAAELDEYIRFVINRFCTPGVVDTVQRVCRAPIRKLSPGDRLTGPCLQCEEQGLPNDALITGIAAALRYSDPDDEQSVSMNRFIAEHDISQAISHFTGIKENSALHGKISKSYAALAY is encoded by the coding sequence ATGCAGGCCGTACATTTTGGCGCAGGCAGTATCGGCCGTGGATTCATCGGCGACTTGCTCCACGACGGGGGGTATGACATTACGTTTGTGGAGAACAATGACGCTCTGAATACACAAATAAATCAACACAAAGGCTACGATATCTGGCTTATTGAAAAAGGGTATCAGCGTAAGTTCATCCCGGTGGCCGCCGCGCTTTCGCCGGCGAAAGACAGCGCGCTGATCGTGGATAAAATAACGCAAGCGAATCTTATCACGACGGCGGTATGGGCGGATAACCTCCGCCATATCGCGCCGCTTATCCTGGCAGGATTACGGGCGCGGCGGGCCGCGGGGAAAGACCGCATCAATATTATCGTGTGTGAGAATGCGCGCTTTAACGGAGAACGGCTGAAAAAAGAGATCGCCGCGCTGGGCGAATCCGATGTTGATGCCCTCGCCGCCTTCCCCAGCACCGCCGTTGACCGGATGGTACTGGCCTCCACACGCGACCAGCAACACAGTATCGATGCCGGCGTTGAATATGAGCTGGTCATTGATAAAACCAAACTTATCGCGCCGGATACGCAGCCCCTGCCCGGCGCGGTGTATACCGATAATTTGCAAAAATATATGGACCGCAAGCTGTATATTATCAATGGCGGCCATGCCTGGGCGGGGTACATGGGACATTTGCAAGGGTATGTCACCATGCAGCAAATATTCGCCGATGCCGCGCTGGTGAGCGCTATTCGCCAGTCGATGGGGGAAACCGCACGCCTGCTCAGCGTGATTTATGGTTTTAGCGCCGCTGAGCTGGATGAGTATATTCGCTTCGTTATCAATCGTTTCTGCACGCCCGGCGTGGTGGATACGGTACAGCGGGTATGCCGTGCGCCGATCCGTAAATTGTCCCCTGGCGATCGCCTAACCGGCCCCTGTCTACAATGCGAAGAACAAGGCTTGCCCAATGACGCTTTAATAACAGGCATTGCCGCCGCACTGCGCTATAGCGACCCTGACGATGAACAAAGCGTTAGCATGAATCGCTTTATTGCAGAACATGATATTAGCCAGGCCATTAGCCATTTTACCGGTATTAAGGAGAATAGCGCCCTGCACGGCAAAATTAGCAAAAGTTATGCTGCACTAGCTTATTAA
- a CDS encoding sigma 54-interacting transcriptional regulator encodes MSAKDDLYRQISACYHHESEGFTTQDCERFTSASRSVISLYLNQLCDEGFLRKENTRPVRFWLSEPRPTTAPQRPEQDVFRALIGATGSLKSALELCLAAVNYPDGGLPILVTGASGVGKSYLATLLHRYAGENGVIPRSARLVELNCADYANNPELLSSTLFGYVKGAFTGADKEKTGLLDEADGGFFFLDEVHRLSAENQEKLFLFMDKGYFYRLGDNRQPSHARVRFLFATTENSENVLLTTFRRRIPVMVELPSSESRPFSEKLALVSTFFQAEAQRFKQDIHVTTDLIRHLITSPGRGNIGELKNRIKVLCASAYTQGQKNGIRLVGNPPAQDDSENVIFHWDENAFPALPLTPTRSVAGETLLENFCRSANVPLFVRKLEEHYHATLGEAAAARLYQGVLWKTTVDTLREFTELSGLRLGEMMEKAVFHCLQWCLHGTVSSAAIEHLTAVTEYIPQRACLLASETVSLLQRRLPETPAPLLHPLLSAVFCHQVEQEPLIQGIIVAHGLTTASSIAGTANNLLGGFYLKAFDMPLSVDTRGIISHLTTWIDGLKEQAGMVILVDMGSLEDIYAEIKLHIQGDLLVMNNVSTAMALDIAEKIQQRLSMKEIVDGIKGAWEIEARYYSGIVQGNKLIISCISGEGVSKQLQEIARRYVNDETLDVVTMEYDDLKWKLAKADSALYGTRLIITTTELNANAIPIINVRKLIGDKPDQLWKNYFSTIMSADRLKQMVDEIVILFTIEGVASHLSFLNPNVIIEEVEEVVKFYEMTYNIHFESYLRINLFMHLAAMIERLMTHEGLNHREDSELTDQQRNFIALTPQAFRPLIAKYRFAMTTTECLMIYELMEPWITVDHSLLVLNAQRDSVQVSSDA; translated from the coding sequence ATGTCCGCGAAAGACGATCTTTACCGACAAATAAGCGCGTGCTATCACCACGAGAGCGAGGGGTTTACCACGCAGGACTGCGAACGTTTTACCTCCGCCAGCCGCAGCGTGATAAGCCTTTATCTCAATCAGCTGTGTGACGAGGGATTTTTGCGGAAGGAAAATACCCGCCCGGTCCGTTTCTGGCTGAGCGAACCTAGGCCGACGACGGCGCCCCAGCGGCCAGAACAAGATGTGTTTCGGGCCTTAATCGGCGCGACCGGGAGTTTGAAAAGCGCGTTGGAATTATGCCTGGCGGCGGTCAATTACCCCGATGGCGGTTTACCGATCCTGGTCACCGGCGCCAGCGGCGTGGGAAAAAGCTACCTCGCCACCTTGTTGCACCGCTACGCCGGTGAAAACGGCGTGATCCCCCGCAGCGCGCGGCTGGTTGAGCTCAATTGCGCCGACTACGCCAATAACCCGGAATTATTGTCCAGTACGCTATTCGGTTATGTGAAGGGGGCCTTTACCGGCGCGGACAAAGAGAAAACCGGTCTGCTGGATGAAGCAGACGGAGGCTTTTTCTTTCTCGACGAAGTTCACCGCCTGTCCGCTGAAAACCAGGAAAAACTCTTCCTGTTTATGGATAAAGGCTACTTTTATCGCTTGGGTGATAACCGCCAACCTAGTCACGCCCGCGTGCGTTTTCTTTTCGCCACCACCGAAAATAGCGAAAATGTTTTGCTGACGACGTTCCGCCGCCGTATTCCCGTGATGGTTGAATTACCCTCGTCCGAATCACGCCCTTTTAGTGAGAAACTGGCGCTGGTATCCACCTTTTTCCAAGCTGAAGCGCAGCGCTTCAAACAAGACATTCACGTTACCACAGACTTGATTCGCCATTTGATTACTTCCCCTGGACGGGGAAATATCGGTGAACTCAAAAACCGCATCAAAGTCTTGTGCGCTTCCGCTTATACGCAGGGACAAAAGAACGGCATTCGTCTTGTAGGTAATCCGCCGGCGCAAGATGATAGCGAAAACGTCATTTTTCATTGGGACGAGAACGCCTTCCCGGCGTTACCGCTTACACCGACCAGATCGGTGGCGGGAGAAACCCTGCTGGAAAACTTTTGCCGATCCGCTAATGTCCCGCTGTTTGTTCGCAAGCTGGAGGAGCATTATCACGCAACCCTGGGCGAAGCGGCCGCCGCGCGGCTCTACCAGGGGGTGTTATGGAAAACCACGGTCGATACCCTGCGCGAGTTTACCGAGCTGAGCGGCTTACGTCTGGGCGAGATGATGGAAAAGGCCGTATTCCATTGTCTGCAATGGTGCCTGCATGGCACTGTTTCTTCCGCCGCTATCGAGCATCTCACCGCGGTGACGGAATACATTCCCCAGCGCGCTTGTTTACTGGCCAGTGAAACCGTTTCGCTGCTGCAACGGCGCTTGCCGGAAACGCCGGCGCCCCTGTTGCATCCCTTGCTGAGCGCCGTATTTTGCCACCAGGTCGAGCAGGAGCCGCTTATTCAAGGCATTATTGTGGCTCACGGGCTCACCACCGCCTCCAGCATCGCGGGAACGGCAAATAATTTGCTAGGGGGTTTTTATCTCAAAGCGTTTGATATGCCCCTGTCCGTCGACACGCGAGGGATCATCAGCCATCTCACCACCTGGATTGACGGGCTTAAAGAGCAGGCCGGTATGGTGATTTTGGTAGACATGGGCTCGCTCGAGGATATTTACGCCGAAATTAAACTGCATATCCAGGGCGATTTACTGGTGATGAATAATGTCAGCACCGCGATGGCGCTCGATATTGCGGAGAAAATTCAGCAGCGGCTGTCGATGAAAGAGATTGTCGACGGGATCAAAGGCGCTTGGGAAATTGAGGCGCGCTATTATTCCGGTATTGTCCAAGGCAATAAATTGATTATCTCCTGTATCTCAGGTGAAGGGGTGTCAAAACAGCTACAGGAGATCGCCCGGCGTTATGTGAATGATGAAACGCTTGATGTCGTAACAATGGAATACGACGATCTGAAATGGAAGCTGGCAAAAGCGGACAGCGCGCTGTACGGCACAAGGTTAATCATTACCACCACGGAATTGAATGCCAACGCTATCCCTATCATCAATGTCAGGAAGCTTATCGGCGATAAGCCCGACCAACTTTGGAAAAATTATTTTTCAACCATTATGTCCGCCGACAGATTGAAACAGATGGTCGACGAGATTGTCATTCTGTTTACCATTGAAGGGGTCGCCAGCCATCTCTCTTTCCTCAATCCCAACGTTATTATCGAAGAGGTGGAAGAAGTGGTGAAATTCTACGAGATGACCTACAACATTCACTTTGAGAGCTACCTGCGCATCAATTTATTTATGCATCTGGCGGCGATGATTGAACGACTGATGACCCACGAGGGTTTAAATCACCGTGAAGACAGCGAACTGACCGATCAGCAGCGCAATTTTATCGCACTGACGCCGCAAGCCTTCAGGCCGCTTATTGCCAAATACCGCTTTGCCATGACCACCACGGAATGCCTGATGATATATGAGCTCATGGAGCCCTGGATCACTGTTGACCATTCTTTGCTAGTGTTGAACGCCCAACGAGATAGTGTGCAGGTTTCTAGCGATGCCTAA
- a CDS encoding sorbitol-6-phosphate dehydrogenase subunit, translated as MASKKWIDLNQRVIIVTGGSSGIGSHIVNDLLENNAQVVVADIQIPDSASRAAGVDYRLCDITDRTAFKQCVDDVYRQYQRIDGLVNNAGVNRARLLVDYYSETPQYELSDDDFDFMVRVNQKGPFICTQEVARIMIRQKQGAVVNILSEAGIEGSKGQSCYSATKAAVHGFTLSWAKELGAFGIRVVGVAPGINEPTPMGDAKHREALAYTRGMKVTNIDEDYSQKIPLGRQGKLDEIANLVTWLLSDKSSYITGTTINITGGKSRG; from the coding sequence ATGGCGTCGAAGAAGTGGATAGATCTGAATCAGCGGGTGATTATTGTTACCGGCGGGAGTTCCGGCATTGGCTCGCATATTGTCAATGATCTGCTGGAGAATAATGCCCAGGTGGTTGTTGCGGATATCCAAATACCGGACTCCGCCTCCCGCGCGGCCGGGGTGGATTACCGCTTGTGCGATATCACCGATCGCACCGCATTCAAACAGTGTGTTGATGACGTGTACCGCCAGTATCAACGTATCGATGGACTGGTGAATAACGCGGGGGTAAACCGCGCCCGGCTGTTGGTCGACTATTATAGCGAAACGCCGCAATACGAGTTAAGCGACGACGATTTTGATTTTATGGTGAGGGTGAACCAAAAGGGGCCTTTTATTTGTACTCAAGAAGTCGCCCGCATCATGATCCGCCAGAAACAAGGCGCGGTGGTAAACATTCTCTCCGAGGCCGGCATTGAGGGCTCAAAAGGACAGAGTTGTTATTCTGCCACCAAAGCCGCCGTGCATGGTTTTACCCTATCCTGGGCGAAAGAGCTGGGTGCATTTGGTATTCGGGTCGTGGGCGTTGCGCCCGGCATCAATGAGCCGACGCCGATGGGAGATGCCAAGCACCGCGAAGCGCTGGCCTATACCCGCGGCATGAAGGTCACCAATATTGATGAAGATTACAGCCAGAAAATCCCCCTCGGCCGTCAGGGAAAGTTGGATGAAATCGCCAATTTGGTAACCTGGCTGTTGTCCGACAAGTCAAGTTATATCACAGGTACCACAATAAATATCACGGGAGGAAAATCTCGCGGCTAA
- a CDS encoding PTS system mannose/fructose/sorbose family transporter subunit IID, with protein sequence MYPKEITEKDVKNSWLYYYIVAEMGISYERLQALGFTTGILPILQKLYPDPEDLKLAIKRHLVFYNTEAVFGAPINGIVIAMEEQKAKGADIDDDTITGIKTGLMGPMAGIGDSIDWATLKPIIFGLAVTLSANGSILGAFFLLLLPIIQIVVGRKLAAYGYRAGQASIREILQSGHIRMLITGASTLGLFMMGALSSTYVKLSTPLQFSFGEQNKPFVLQQVIDNIVPGILPLLAVFGIYWWLVKRNQNFTIIMILIVAISIIGALLGIF encoded by the coding sequence ATGTACCCTAAAGAGATTACAGAAAAAGATGTTAAGAATAGCTGGCTCTATTATTACATCGTCGCGGAAATGGGGATCTCCTACGAGCGTTTACAGGCGTTAGGCTTTACCACCGGTATTTTGCCTATCCTGCAAAAGCTTTACCCAGACCCGGAAGATTTGAAGCTCGCCATCAAACGCCATTTGGTGTTTTACAATACTGAAGCCGTATTTGGCGCGCCGATTAACGGCATCGTCATCGCGATGGAAGAACAGAAGGCGAAAGGCGCGGATATCGATGATGACACCATTACCGGCATCAAAACCGGGCTGATGGGGCCGATGGCGGGAATTGGCGACTCAATTGACTGGGCGACGCTGAAGCCAATCATCTTCGGTCTGGCGGTAACGCTTTCGGCTAATGGAAGTATCCTTGGCGCCTTTTTCTTGCTGCTGCTGCCGATTATTCAGATTGTTGTTGGTCGTAAACTGGCGGCCTACGGTTATCGCGCCGGTCAGGCGTCCATTCGCGAGATATTACAGTCCGGTCATATCCGCATGCTCATTACCGGGGCCAGCACCCTTGGTCTGTTTATGATGGGTGCGTTGTCATCGACCTACGTGAAGCTCAGCACGCCGCTGCAATTCAGTTTTGGCGAGCAAAATAAACCCTTCGTTCTGCAACAGGTGATCGACAACATTGTCCCCGGTATTTTGCCGCTGCTGGCCGTATTCGGCATCTACTGGTGGCTAGTAAAACGCAACCAGAATTTCACCATCATTATGATATTGATTGTTGCCATTTCAATTATCGGGGCATTACTGGGAATATTTTAA
- a CDS encoding PTS sugar transporter subunit IIA: MDKLNVVPWLLVISHGRFGNELVNSCEMILGKIENIYCFSLMPGMAPEQLMEEMGEVLKRAPTHSIIFTDIYAGTPSNVAAVFAKRKGFPVICGMNLPMLIEAEMHRNELSTEELINRIIEVGGESIKNVTSIANGNTYE, encoded by the coding sequence ATGGATAAATTAAACGTGGTCCCCTGGTTGTTGGTTATTTCACATGGTCGTTTCGGCAATGAATTAGTTAATAGCTGCGAAATGATCCTGGGTAAGATAGAGAATATTTATTGCTTTTCATTGATGCCGGGTATGGCGCCCGAGCAGCTTATGGAAGAGATGGGCGAGGTGTTAAAACGCGCCCCTACGCACAGTATCATCTTTACCGATATTTATGCCGGCACGCCGTCTAACGTGGCGGCGGTGTTTGCCAAACGTAAAGGCTTCCCGGTGATTTGCGGCATGAATTTACCCATGCTGATTGAAGCCGAGATGCATCGCAATGAACTGAGTACGGAAGAACTTATCAATCGCATTATTGAAGTGGGCGGTGAAAGTATTAAAAACGTGACATCTATAGCCAACGGGAATACCTATGAATAA
- a CDS encoding PTS sugar transporter subunit IIB — translation MNNIKLVRVDFRLIHGQVITKWRNIISATEIIIVDDKLSKDPFLADIYVMAAPPGVDVHVMAEEQFINASQEGYFNSNKSNVLVLFKSIGNVRHLMSRDIVFKEVQVGGLGGGVNRRSVVNGISIDDQDLQDLKFIQSQGTAVYFQVTPEEVKLTLDKAITRLEG, via the coding sequence ATGAATAATATTAAACTGGTACGGGTTGATTTTCGCCTCATTCATGGGCAGGTTATTACGAAGTGGCGAAATATTATCTCCGCTACCGAGATCATTATCGTGGATGACAAATTATCCAAAGACCCCTTTTTGGCCGATATCTACGTGATGGCGGCGCCGCCGGGCGTCGATGTTCATGTCATGGCCGAAGAGCAATTTATTAACGCCTCTCAAGAGGGCTACTTCAACAGCAATAAAAGCAACGTACTGGTGTTATTCAAATCCATCGGTAACGTCAGACATTTGATGTCCAGGGATATTGTATTCAAGGAAGTTCAGGTTGGGGGACTCGGTGGCGGTGTCAATCGGCGCAGCGTGGTGAACGGAATATCCATTGATGATCAGGATTTACAGGATCTCAAATTTATTCAGTCCCAGGGAACCGCCGTTTATTTCCAGGTCACCCCAGAGGAAGTCAAATTAACGTTGGATAAAGCCATAACGCGTCTGGAGGGTTGA